One region of Marivirga arenosa genomic DNA includes:
- a CDS encoding glycosyltransferase: MHDQSQFEFHYIYFLPWKDQMVEALESAGGAVTCLPSKNNIQLMRQIDKVDHYIKKHEINLVHAHLPWAGFLARFLHKSNPVPLIYTEHNKQERYHKVTFWLNKFTFNWQSKAIAVSADVHTSIQQNIKPKVPVQTVLNGVNTDFYQRQTLDETAEAVEALADESSEITFRANETEAAELPFNNGKEVLQELIRQKRDNHELQVVGTIAVFRFQKRLVEWMKVFHTAAKENPNLRGVIVGNGPFAAQLLQLRTELGLEKQLFLPGLQTNTKDWFSMMDIFMMSSEFEGLPIALLEAMSMECAILSTDAGGVKEVIQEGKCGLLVAVEEWESLAEKLEHLRDKELRAKLAKGARKRVEEAFSLKRMVRELEVLYTDTITK, from the coding sequence TTGCATGACCAAAGCCAATTTGAATTTCATTATATCTACTTTCTTCCCTGGAAAGATCAGATGGTTGAGGCTTTAGAAAGTGCTGGAGGTGCAGTTACTTGTTTACCCTCCAAAAATAATATACAGTTGATGCGGCAGATCGATAAAGTCGACCACTATATCAAAAAGCATGAAATTAATTTGGTGCATGCTCATTTGCCATGGGCTGGCTTTTTAGCACGCTTTTTGCATAAAAGCAATCCAGTACCTTTGATTTATACCGAACATAATAAGCAGGAACGCTATCATAAAGTGACCTTCTGGCTGAATAAATTTACTTTCAACTGGCAATCGAAAGCGATAGCGGTAAGCGCTGATGTGCATACTTCTATTCAGCAAAATATAAAGCCCAAGGTGCCAGTACAAACGGTTCTAAATGGCGTCAATACCGATTTCTATCAACGACAGACTTTGGATGAGACGGCTGAGGCAGTAGAAGCGCTAGCGGATGAATCTAGCGAGATCACTTTTCGTGCAAATGAGACGGAAGCAGCCGAATTACCTTTTAATAATGGGAAAGAGGTATTGCAAGAGCTCATCAGACAAAAGAGAGATAATCATGAGCTTCAGGTAGTGGGCACCATTGCTGTTTTCCGTTTTCAAAAACGTCTGGTGGAATGGATGAAGGTATTTCATACGGCTGCCAAAGAAAATCCGAATTTAAGAGGAGTGATAGTGGGGAACGGTCCCTTTGCAGCGCAATTATTGCAATTACGCACTGAGTTAGGCTTAGAAAAGCAGTTATTTTTACCTGGCCTACAGACCAATACCAAAGATTGGTTTTCCATGATGGACATCTTTATGATGAGCTCTGAATTTGAAGGCTTACCCATAGCACTACTGGAGGCCATGAGCATGGAATGTGCGATTTTGTCTACTGATGCGGGTGGAGTAAAAGAGGTGATTCAGGAGGGTAAATGTGGTTTGTTGGTAGCTGTAGAGGAGTGGGAAAGCTTAGCTGAGAAATTGGAGCATTTAAGAGATAAGGAATTGCGAGCCAAATTAGCAAAAGGAGCTAGAAAGAGAGTGGAAGAGGCTTTTAGTTTGAAACGGATGGTGAGGGAACTTGAAGTACTTTACACCGATACTATCACTAAATAA
- a CDS encoding GNAT family N-acetyltransferase gives MNIRPASTSDIPNIIKLLKASLGESLMPKSEAYWQWKHINNPFGASPVWVAEEAGELIGVRAFMQWNWEKEAKIYRAIRAVDTATDPNHQGKGIFKKLTLGLLEQCEAEGIHLVYNTPNNQSKPGYLKMGWEEVGKLPIQISIKKPIRIAIAKLKGDQKTEFLELPNPQDYNLEKALIDFNFKFEPSSEWNSKYSLDYLKWRYQQIPIIPYYAHFNTKACVIFRLKAGGLGVELRVCDVFGDKHSVEQLLDEIYYQNDFDYMSISGFESVKLPGILKQNKNLGPDVTIRTLAEKDLDEFRNFKNWYPTLGDLEVF, from the coding sequence ATGAACATAAGACCTGCAAGTACTTCAGACATACCCAATATCATCAAGCTTCTAAAAGCCAGCTTGGGCGAATCACTTATGCCTAAGTCGGAAGCTTATTGGCAATGGAAGCATATTAATAATCCGTTTGGAGCATCACCAGTTTGGGTAGCAGAGGAAGCGGGAGAACTGATTGGAGTGCGGGCTTTTATGCAATGGAATTGGGAAAAGGAGGCTAAGATATACAGAGCTATAAGAGCGGTTGATACTGCTACCGATCCTAACCATCAGGGGAAAGGAATTTTCAAGAAGTTGACCTTAGGTTTATTAGAACAATGTGAAGCTGAAGGAATCCATTTAGTATATAATACTCCCAATAATCAATCTAAGCCTGGCTATTTAAAAATGGGCTGGGAGGAAGTCGGAAAATTACCAATTCAAATTAGTATAAAGAAACCGATTCGTATTGCCATTGCTAAACTAAAAGGCGATCAAAAAACGGAATTTTTAGAATTGCCGAATCCTCAAGATTACAATTTGGAAAAAGCTCTAATTGATTTTAATTTCAAATTTGAACCATCATCAGAATGGAACTCTAAATACTCATTAGACTACTTAAAATGGCGCTATCAGCAGATTCCTATTATTCCATATTATGCTCATTTCAATACAAAAGCCTGTGTGATTTTTCGTTTAAAAGCTGGAGGTTTAGGAGTAGAGCTAAGAGTTTGTGATGTATTTGGTGACAAGCATTCTGTGGAACAATTACTGGATGAAATCTACTATCAAAACGATTTTGATTATATGAGCATTAGTGGCTTTGAGTCTGTGAAGCTTCCTGGGATTTTGAAGCAAAACAAAAACCTAGGGCCTGATGTGACAATAAGAACGCTAGCGGAAAAGGATCTGGATGAGTTCCGAAATTTTAAAAATTGGTATCCTACTTTGGGTGACTTGGAGGTCTTTTGA